The following coding sequences lie in one Sorex araneus isolate mSorAra2 chromosome 4, mSorAra2.pri, whole genome shotgun sequence genomic window:
- the CDIPT gene encoding CDP-diacylglycerol--inositol 3-phosphatidyltransferase isoform X2: protein MLDMLTDRCSTMCLLVNLALLYPRATLLFQLSMSLDVASHWLHLHSSVVRGSESHKMIDLSGNPVLRIYYTSRPALFTLCAGNELFYCLLYLFNFSEGPLVGSVGLFRLGLWITAPIALLKSLISVVHLVTAARNMAALDAADRSRKK, encoded by the exons ATGCTGGACATGCTGACCGATCGCTGCTCCACCATGTGTCTGCTGGTCAACCTCGCCCTGCTGTACCCCCGCGCCACCCTTCTCTTCCAGCTCAGCATGAGCTTGGATGTGGCTAGTCATTGGCTGCACCTCCACAG TTCCGTGGTCCGAGGCAGTGAGAGTCACAAGATGATTGACCTGTCAGGAAACCCGGTGCTCCGCATCTACTACACCTCCAGG CCCGCTCTGTTTACCCTGTGTGCCGGCAATGAACTCTTCTACTGCCTCCTCTACCTGTTCAACTTCTCCGAGGGACCTTTAG TGGGCTCGGTGGGTCTTTTCCGGCTGGGCCTCTGGATTACGGCTCCCATCGCCTTGCTCAAGTCCCTCATCAGTGTTGTCCACCTGGTCACAGCTGCTCGAAACATGGCTGCCCTGGACGCGGCAGACCGCTCCCGGAAGAAGTGA
- the LOC129404245 gene encoding putative protein T-ENOL isoform X1 has product MSSPVNNMEEKSRKLNFTTASVTPKVSLSRSEEYLTRISTELTNEVLFMAGCNVSPEPTNKKQTQDQGTQIPRQAFFTNTRGTDTRSDRNRTRSMAHLLPSPRDKVRLGGVTAINRVCMTCQSSNGDRAVSVPWKRVLFGGDQSNMC; this is encoded by the exons ATGTCCAGTCCTGTCAATAACATGGAAGAAAAAAGCAGGAAATTAAATTTCACCACAGCCTCTGTGACTCCG AAGGTGTCTCTATCGCGTTCTGAGGAGTACCTGACCCGGATCAGCACAGAACTCACCAATGAGGTCTTGTTCATGGCTGGATGCAACGTGAGCCCTGAGCCTACCAACAAAAAACAGACACAGGACCAAGGGACCCAGATACCTAGACAAG CATTCTTCACCAATACCCGAGGCACTGACACCCG CAGCGACAGAAACCGTACCCGCTCCATGGCACATCTCCTGCCATCCCCTCGAGACAAGGTACGACTAGGGGGTGTCACAGCCATTAACAGAGTTTGCATGACATGCCAGTCTTCAAATGGGGACAGAGCGGTGTCTGTTCCCTGGAAGAGGGTATTATTTGGTGGGGACCAATCAAATATGTGCTGA
- the LOC129404245 gene encoding putative protein T-ENOL isoform X2: MSSPVNNMEEKSRKLNFTTASVTPKVSLSRSEEYLTRISTELTNEVLFMAGCNVSPEPTNKKQTQDQGTQIPRQAFFTNTRGTDTRSDRNRTRSMAHLLPSPRDKGALPSNLTSGG, encoded by the exons ATGTCCAGTCCTGTCAATAACATGGAAGAAAAAAGCAGGAAATTAAATTTCACCACAGCCTCTGTGACTCCG AAGGTGTCTCTATCGCGTTCTGAGGAGTACCTGACCCGGATCAGCACAGAACTCACCAATGAGGTCTTGTTCATGGCTGGATGCAACGTGAGCCCTGAGCCTACCAACAAAAAACAGACACAGGACCAAGGGACCCAGATACCTAGACAAG CATTCTTCACCAATACCCGAGGCACTGACACCCG CAGCGACAGAAACCGTACCCGCTCCATGGCACATCTCCTGCCATCCCCTCGAGACAAG GGAGCTCTGCCTAGCAACTTGACATCTGGAGGTTGA
- the CDIPT gene encoding CDP-diacylglycerol--inositol 3-phosphatidyltransferase isoform X1 — protein sequence MPEENIFLFVPNLIGYARIVFALISFYFMPCCPLTASSFYLLSGLLDAFDGHAARALNQGTRFGAMLDMLTDRCSTMCLLVNLALLYPRATLLFQLSMSLDVASHWLHLHSSVVRGSESHKMIDLSGNPVLRIYYTSRPALFTLCAGNELFYCLLYLFNFSEGPLVGSVGLFRLGLWITAPIALLKSLISVVHLVTAARNMAALDAADRSRKK from the exons ATGCCGGAGGAAAATATCTTCCTGTTTGTGCCTAACCTCATCG GTTACGCCCGGATCGTCTTCGCCCTCATTTCTTTCTACTTCATGCCCTGCTGCCCTCTCACGGCCTCCTCCTTCTACCTGCTCAGCGGACTTCTGGACGCTTTCGATGGACACGCAGCTCGAGCCCTTAATCAAG GGACCCGGTTTGGAGCCATGCTGGACATGCTGACCGATCGCTGCTCCACCATGTGTCTGCTGGTCAACCTCGCCCTGCTGTACCCCCGCGCCACCCTTCTCTTCCAGCTCAGCATGAGCTTGGATGTGGCTAGTCATTGGCTGCACCTCCACAG TTCCGTGGTCCGAGGCAGTGAGAGTCACAAGATGATTGACCTGTCAGGAAACCCGGTGCTCCGCATCTACTACACCTCCAGG CCCGCTCTGTTTACCCTGTGTGCCGGCAATGAACTCTTCTACTGCCTCCTCTACCTGTTCAACTTCTCCGAGGGACCTTTAG TGGGCTCGGTGGGTCTTTTCCGGCTGGGCCTCTGGATTACGGCTCCCATCGCCTTGCTCAAGTCCCTCATCAGTGTTGTCCACCTGGTCACAGCTGCTCGAAACATGGCTGCCCTGGACGCGGCAGACCGCTCCCGGAAGAAGTGA